A window from Oncorhynchus keta strain PuntledgeMale-10-30-2019 unplaced genomic scaffold, Oket_V2 Un_scaffold_13281_pilon_pilon, whole genome shotgun sequence encodes these proteins:
- the LOC127927346 gene encoding uncharacterized protein LOC127927346 has product MGFTGLSGVFSSLLITSFTGWVSLVFQVCSPLYSLRPLQDGFHWSFRCVHLSTHYVLYRMGFTGLSGVFSSLLITSFTGWVSLVFQVCSPLYSLRPLQDGFPLVFQVCSPLYSLRPLQDGCHWSFRCVLLSTHYVLYRMGFTGLSGVFSSLLITSFTGWVSVVFQVCSPLYSLRPLQDGCHWSFRCVLLSTHYVLYRMGFTGLSGVFSSLLITSFTGWVSLVFQVCSPLYSLRPLQDGFHWSFRCVLLSTHYVLYRMGFHWSFRCVHLSTHYVLYRMGFTGLSGVFSSLFQPEITMIIIYYNTKRSSTLRLQQHKTKQNKQQQQQLRLFLLFLLHY; this is encoded by the exons ggatgggtttcactggtctttcaggtgtgttctcctctctactcattacgtcctttacaggatgggtttcactggtctttcag gtgtgttcacctctctactcattacgtcctttacaggatgggtttcactggtctgtcag gtgtgttctcctctctactcattacgtcctttacaggatgggtttcactggtctttcag gtgtgttctcctctctactcattacgtcctttacaggatgggtttccactggtctttcag gtgtgttctcctctctactcattacgtcctttacaggatgggtgtcactggtctttcaggtgtgttctcctctctactcattacgtcctttacaggatgggtttcactggtctttcaggtgtgttctcctctctactcattacgtcctttacaggatgggtttcagtggtctttcag GTGTGTTcacctctctactcattacgtcctttacaggatgggtgtcactggtctttcaggtgtgttctcctctctactcattacgtcctttacaggatgggtttcactggtctttcaggtgtgttctcctctctactcattacgtcctttacaggatgggtttcactggtctttcaggtgtgttctcctctctactcattacgtcctttacaggatgggtttcactggtctttcaggtgtgttctcctctctactcattacgtcctttacaggatgggtttccactggtctttcag gtgtgttcacctctctactcattacgtcctttacaggatgggtttcactggtctttcag gtgtgttctcctctcttttccaACCTGAAATCACAatgattattatttattacaacACAAAACGGTCCAGCACACTTAGACTacaacaacacaaaacaaaacaaaacaaacaacaacaacaacagttgaGACTATTTTTACTGTTCTTATTACACTATTGA